The Corynebacterium comes genome window below encodes:
- the coaBC gene encoding bifunctional phosphopantothenoylcysteine decarboxylase/phosphopantothenate--cysteine ligase CoaBC, with amino-acid sequence MTDQHQPRRIVVGVSGGIAAYKACHLVRNLKEAGDDVRVVPTPGALNFVGAATFEALSGHPVSTTVFDAVDEVQHVRIGQEADAVVIAPATADVMARLVAGRADDLLTATVLVATCPVIVVPAMHTEMWGNAATRANVATLRERGVIVLEPAHGRLTGKDTGPGRLPEPDQIADLVRAVLSGANLTPDWQGRKVLITAGGTQENLDPVRFLGNRSSGRQGFALAEIAAHRGAQVTIVAGDTDDLPTPSGATIEKVTSAREMAAVVEKHAGEADVIIMAAAVADFRPVSEAESKMKKGADEESLTTVRLVENPDILATTVQRRRDGGVPAETTIVGFAAETGDDTATALDFARAKLARKGCDLLMCNEVGEGRVFGESRNRGWLLTADGEVREVPDGSKHTVAALILEAVDGLPD; translated from the coding sequence ATGACCGATCAACACCAGCCGCGACGCATTGTCGTGGGAGTTTCGGGGGGCATCGCCGCCTACAAGGCATGCCACCTGGTGAGGAACCTCAAGGAGGCGGGCGATGACGTCCGCGTCGTGCCCACCCCGGGTGCCCTCAATTTTGTCGGCGCCGCCACCTTCGAGGCGCTGAGCGGTCATCCGGTGTCGACGACGGTGTTCGATGCCGTCGACGAGGTGCAGCACGTGCGGATCGGTCAGGAGGCCGACGCGGTGGTCATCGCGCCGGCCACCGCGGACGTCATGGCCCGCCTGGTGGCGGGGCGGGCAGACGACCTGCTCACCGCAACCGTGCTGGTGGCGACGTGTCCGGTCATCGTCGTTCCGGCGATGCACACGGAAATGTGGGGGAATGCGGCGACCCGGGCGAACGTCGCGACGCTACGGGAGCGCGGCGTGATCGTCCTGGAACCGGCACACGGGCGGTTGACCGGGAAGGACACGGGGCCCGGCAGGCTCCCGGAGCCGGACCAGATCGCGGATCTGGTGCGGGCGGTACTCTCCGGGGCGAACCTCACCCCCGACTGGCAGGGGAGGAAAGTGCTCATCACTGCCGGGGGCACCCAGGAGAACCTGGACCCCGTGCGGTTCCTGGGCAACCGGTCCTCGGGTCGTCAGGGATTCGCGTTGGCGGAGATCGCCGCCCATCGGGGTGCGCAGGTGACGATCGTGGCAGGCGACACCGATGACCTTCCGACGCCGTCGGGGGCCACCATCGAGAAGGTGACCAGCGCACGGGAGATGGCGGCGGTCGTCGAGAAGCATGCCGGGGAGGCCGACGTGATCATCATGGCGGCGGCGGTGGCGGATTTCCGGCCGGTTTCGGAGGCGGAGTCGAAGATGAAGAAGGGCGCGGACGAAGAATCGTTGACGACGGTCAGGCTCGTGGAGAATCCGGACATCCTGGCCACCACCGTGCAGCGGCGTCGCGACGGCGGGGTGCCCGCGGAGACGACAATCGTGGGCTTTGCCGCGGAGACCGGCGATGACACGGCTACGGCCCTGGATTTCGCGCGGGCGAAGCTGGCACGCAAGGGCTGTGACCTGCTGATGTGCAACGAGGTGGGGGAGGGGCGGGTGTTCGGCGAATCCCGCAACCGGGGCTGGCTGCTCACCGCTGACGGCGAGGTGAGGGAGGTTCCCGACGGCTCGAAGCATACGGTCGCCGCGCTGATCCTCGAGGCGGTGGACGGGCTCCCCGATTGA
- the carB gene encoding carbamoyl-phosphate synthase large subunit, which yields MPKRTDLKHILVIGSGPIVIGQACEFDYSGTQACRVLREEGLRVTLINSNPATIMTDPEFADHTYVEPIEPEYIEKIFEKEIEQGHPIDAVLATLGGQTALNAAIQLDRRGTLEKYGVELIGADIDAIERGEDRQKFKDIVASIGGESARSRVCHNMAEVHETVAELGLPVVVRPSFTMGGLGSGLAYNNEDLERIAGGGLAASPEANVLIEESILGWKEFELELMRDSDDNVVVIASIENVDAMGVHTGDSVTVAPALTLTDREFQELRDLGIAIIRAVGVDTGGCNIQFAIDPSDGRIIVIEMNPRVSRSSALASKATGFPIAKLAAKLAIGYTLDEVTNDITGVTPAAFEPTLDYVIVKAPRFAFEKFPGAEDTLTTTMKSVGEAMGIGRNYISGLNKVMRSLEQKPSGFWTTSDEYFAGERATDLDAILEDLKRPTDGRLYDMELALRLGATIEQLHEASSVDPWFLAELKALVDFRQVLVDAPVLDADLLREAKVFGLSDAQIAALRPEFAGEVGVRRLRWSLGIRPVFKTVDTCAAEFEARTPYHYSAYELDPDAESEVAPQTEKEKVIILGSGPNRIGQGIEFDYSCVHAALELSRIGYETVMVNCNPETVSTDYDTADRLYFEPLTFEDVMEIYHAESQSGTVAGVIVQLGGQTPLGLAQKLADAGVPIVGTTPEAIDLAEDRGEFGEVLRIADLPAPAFGTATTFDEARAVADTIGYPVLVRPSYVLGGRGMEIVYDEESLADYIERATELSPDHPVLVDRFLDSAIEIDVDALCDGDEVYLAGVMEHIEEAGIHSGDSACALPPMTLGAEDIEKVRESTKALAHGIGVKGLMNVQFALKDDILYVIEANPRASRTVPFVSKATGVHLAKAASRIMLGATLAELKAEGMIPTDYDGGSLPLEHPIAVKEAVLPFNRFRRADGTMLDTLLSPEMKSTGEVMGLADNFGAAYAKAEEAAFGKLPIEGRIFVSVANRDKRTLILPIQRLSSLGFTLMATAGTAGMLRRNGIECEIVLKASDVREGAEGQSIVDLILDGEVDLILNTPAGSAGSRHDGYDIRAAAVSAGVPLVTTVQGITAAVQGIEALRDGELSVRALQELDHTAGR from the coding sequence ATGCCCAAGCGCACCGATCTCAAGCACATCCTGGTCATCGGCTCCGGCCCCATCGTCATCGGACAGGCCTGCGAGTTCGACTACTCCGGCACCCAGGCGTGCCGCGTCCTCAGGGAAGAGGGCCTGCGGGTCACCCTGATCAACTCCAACCCGGCCACGATCATGACCGACCCGGAGTTCGCCGACCACACCTACGTCGAGCCGATCGAGCCCGAGTACATCGAGAAGATCTTCGAGAAGGAGATCGAGCAGGGCCACCCGATCGACGCGGTGCTGGCCACCCTCGGCGGCCAGACCGCACTGAACGCGGCCATCCAGCTGGACCGCCGCGGCACCCTGGAGAAGTACGGTGTCGAGCTCATCGGCGCCGACATCGACGCCATCGAGCGTGGCGAGGACCGCCAGAAGTTCAAGGACATCGTCGCCTCCATCGGCGGCGAATCCGCCCGCTCCCGCGTGTGCCACAACATGGCGGAGGTCCACGAGACCGTCGCCGAGCTCGGCCTGCCGGTCGTCGTCCGCCCTTCCTTCACCATGGGTGGCCTGGGCTCCGGCCTGGCGTACAACAACGAGGACCTCGAGCGCATCGCCGGTGGTGGCCTCGCAGCCTCCCCGGAAGCCAACGTCCTCATCGAGGAGTCGATCCTCGGCTGGAAGGAGTTCGAGCTGGAGCTCATGCGTGACTCCGACGACAACGTCGTGGTCATCGCCTCCATCGAGAACGTCGACGCCATGGGTGTGCACACCGGCGACTCCGTCACCGTCGCACCGGCCCTGACGCTGACCGACCGTGAGTTCCAGGAGCTGCGTGACCTGGGTATCGCCATCATCCGCGCCGTCGGCGTGGACACCGGCGGCTGCAACATCCAGTTCGCCATCGACCCGAGCGACGGCCGCATCATCGTCATCGAGATGAACCCGCGCGTGTCCCGTTCCTCCGCCCTGGCGTCGAAGGCCACCGGCTTCCCCATCGCCAAGCTGGCCGCCAAGCTGGCCATCGGTTACACCCTCGACGAGGTCACCAACGACATCACCGGCGTCACCCCGGCCGCCTTCGAGCCGACCCTGGACTACGTCATCGTCAAGGCGCCGCGCTTCGCCTTCGAGAAGTTCCCCGGCGCCGAGGACACCCTGACCACCACCATGAAGTCCGTCGGTGAGGCCATGGGGATCGGCCGCAACTACATCAGCGGCCTGAACAAGGTCATGCGTTCCCTGGAGCAGAAGCCGAGCGGCTTCTGGACGACCTCCGACGAGTACTTCGCCGGCGAGCGTGCCACCGATCTGGACGCAATTCTCGAGGACCTCAAGCGCCCCACCGATGGTCGCCTCTACGACATGGAGCTCGCCCTGCGCCTCGGCGCCACCATCGAGCAGCTCCACGAGGCGTCCTCCGTCGACCCGTGGTTCCTCGCCGAGCTCAAGGCCCTGGTTGATTTCCGTCAGGTGCTTGTCGACGCCCCCGTGCTCGACGCAGATCTCCTCCGTGAGGCCAAGGTCTTCGGCCTGTCCGACGCCCAGATCGCGGCCCTGCGCCCCGAGTTCGCCGGCGAGGTCGGCGTCCGTCGTCTGCGCTGGTCCCTGGGTATCCGTCCGGTGTTCAAGACCGTCGACACCTGCGCCGCCGAGTTCGAGGCCCGGACCCCGTACCACTACTCCGCCTACGAGCTGGATCCGGACGCCGAGTCCGAGGTCGCCCCGCAGACGGAGAAGGAGAAGGTCATCATCCTCGGCTCGGGCCCGAACCGCATCGGCCAGGGCATCGAGTTCGACTACTCCTGTGTCCACGCCGCCCTGGAGCTCTCCCGGATCGGGTATGAGACCGTCATGGTCAACTGCAACCCGGAGACCGTCTCCACCGACTACGACACCGCTGACCGCCTCTACTTCGAGCCCCTGACGTTCGAGGACGTCATGGAGATCTACCACGCGGAGTCCCAGTCCGGCACTGTCGCCGGTGTCATCGTCCAGCTCGGTGGTCAGACTCCGCTGGGTCTGGCGCAGAAGCTCGCCGACGCGGGCGTCCCCATCGTGGGCACCACCCCGGAGGCCATCGACCTGGCGGAGGACCGCGGCGAGTTCGGCGAAGTCCTGCGCATCGCCGACCTGCCGGCCCCGGCCTTCGGCACCGCCACCACCTTCGACGAGGCCCGTGCGGTCGCCGACACCATCGGCTACCCGGTGCTGGTCCGTCCCTCCTACGTCCTGGGCGGCCGCGGCATGGAGATCGTCTACGACGAGGAGTCCCTGGCCGACTACATCGAGCGCGCCACCGAGCTGTCCCCGGACCACCCGGTGCTGGTGGACCGCTTCCTGGACTCGGCCATCGAGATCGACGTCGATGCGCTGTGCGACGGCGATGAGGTCTACCTCGCCGGCGTCATGGAGCACATCGAGGAGGCCGGCATCCACTCCGGTGACTCCGCCTGTGCGCTGCCGCCCATGACCCTGGGCGCAGAGGACATCGAGAAGGTCCGGGAGTCCACGAAGGCACTGGCCCACGGCATCGGCGTCAAGGGCCTGATGAACGTCCAGTTCGCCCTCAAGGACGACATCCTCTACGTCATCGAGGCCAACCCGCGTGCGTCGCGTACCGTGCCTTTCGTGTCCAAGGCCACCGGCGTGCACCTGGCCAAGGCGGCCTCCCGCATCATGCTGGGCGCCACCCTGGCGGAACTCAAGGCCGAGGGCATGATCCCGACCGACTACGACGGTGGTTCCCTCCCGCTGGAGCACCCCATCGCCGTCAAGGAGGCCGTGCTGCCGTTCAACCGTTTCCGTCGCGCCGACGGCACCATGCTGGACACCCTGCTCAGCCCGGAGATGAAGTCCACCGGTGAGGTCATGGGCCTGGCGGACAACTTCGGCGCCGCCTACGCCAAGGCGGAGGAGGCCGCGTTCGGCAAGCTGCCGATCGAAGGCAGGATCTTCGTCTCCGTGGCCAACCGGGACAAGCGCACCCTGATCCTCCCGATCCAGCGACTGTCCTCCCTCGGTTTCACCCTGATGGCGACCGCCGGCACCGCCGGTATGCTGCGCCGGAACGGCATCGAGTGCGAGATCGTGCTCAAGGCCTCCGACGTGCGCGAAGGTGCGGAGGGCCAGTCCATCGTGGACCTGATCCTCGACGGTGAGGTCGACCTGATCCTCAACACCCCGGCAGGTTCCGCGGGATCGCGCCACGACGGATATGACATCCGCGCGGCCGCCGTCAGCGCCGGCGTCCCGCTGGTGACCACCGTCCAGGGCATCACCGCCGCCGTCCAGGGCATTGAGGCACTGCGCGACGGCGAGCTCAGCGTCCGCGCGCTGCAGGAGCTCGACCACACGGCGGGGCGGTAG
- the metK gene encoding methionine adenosyltransferase produces the protein MAFDKPAPIRLFTSESVTEGHPDKICDAISDAVLDAMLAQDPHSRVAVETLVTTGQVHVVGEVTTESYVDIAGLVRKTLVDIGFTSSEVGFDGRTCGVNVAIGEQSKEIGDGVTRSQEARSGAVIEDDDMAGAGDQGLMFGYASNETPEFMPLPIALAHRLSRRLTQVRKEGIVPMLRPDGKTQVTFEYDRNDRPVRLDTVVISTQHDPEATQAWLAEQLREHVLDQVIADAGLENMVDDRTALLVNPSGSFILGGPMGDAGLTGRKIIVDTYGGMARHGGGAFSGKDPSKVDRSAAYAMRWVAKNIVAAGLAERVEVQVAYAIGRAAPVGLYVETFGTAAQGLTDEDIQGAVEKVFDLRPAAIIRELKLLAPIYSQTSAYGHFGRLDLDLPWEHTNRVSDLKAALGR, from the coding sequence GTGGCCTTCGACAAGCCCGCACCGATCCGCCTGTTCACCAGCGAATCAGTGACCGAGGGTCACCCGGACAAGATCTGCGACGCCATCTCCGACGCCGTGCTCGATGCGATGCTCGCGCAGGACCCCCATTCGCGCGTCGCGGTGGAGACGCTTGTGACCACAGGTCAGGTGCACGTCGTGGGTGAGGTCACCACGGAGTCCTACGTCGACATCGCCGGCCTGGTCCGCAAGACGCTGGTGGACATCGGCTTCACCTCCTCCGAGGTCGGCTTCGACGGCCGCACCTGCGGCGTCAACGTCGCCATCGGTGAGCAGTCGAAGGAGATCGGCGACGGCGTGACGCGGTCCCAGGAGGCCCGTTCGGGCGCGGTGATCGAGGACGATGACATGGCCGGCGCCGGCGACCAGGGCCTCATGTTCGGCTACGCCTCGAACGAGACCCCGGAGTTCATGCCGCTGCCCATCGCGCTGGCGCACCGCCTCTCCCGCCGCCTGACCCAGGTGCGCAAGGAGGGCATCGTGCCCATGCTGCGTCCGGACGGCAAGACCCAGGTCACCTTCGAATACGACCGGAACGACCGTCCGGTCCGCCTGGACACGGTGGTCATCTCCACCCAGCACGACCCGGAGGCCACCCAGGCGTGGCTCGCCGAGCAGCTCCGCGAGCATGTGCTGGATCAGGTTATCGCCGACGCCGGCCTGGAGAACATGGTCGACGACAGGACGGCGCTGCTGGTCAACCCCTCCGGTTCCTTCATTCTCGGCGGCCCGATGGGCGATGCCGGGTTGACGGGACGCAAGATCATCGTCGACACCTACGGCGGCATGGCCCGCCACGGTGGCGGCGCCTTCTCCGGCAAGGACCCCAGCAAGGTCGACCGTTCCGCCGCGTACGCCATGCGTTGGGTGGCCAAGAACATCGTCGCCGCCGGGCTGGCGGAGCGCGTCGAGGTCCAGGTCGCCTACGCCATTGGTCGCGCAGCGCCCGTGGGCCTCTACGTGGAGACCTTCGGCACCGCGGCCCAGGGACTCACCGATGAAGACATCCAGGGTGCGGTGGAGAAGGTCTTCGACCTCCGTCCGGCCGCCATCATCCGTGAACTGAAGCTGCTGGCCCCGATCTACAGCCAGACCTCCGCGTACGGCCACTTCGGTCGCCTCGACCTTGATCTGCCGTGGGAGCACACCAACCGCGTGTCCGATCTGAAGGCCGCCCTCGGCCGCTAA
- the rpoZ gene encoding DNA-directed RNA polymerase subunit omega, which translates to MTNVNNETSNSTAVYDPPEGITAPPIDGLLDKVSSKYALVIFAAKRARQINSYYQQHDEGVFEFVGPLVTPEPGEKPLSIALREIDAGLLDHVEGA; encoded by the coding sequence GTGACCAACGTTAACAACGAGACGTCCAACTCCACCGCCGTCTACGATCCGCCGGAGGGCATCACCGCCCCGCCGATCGACGGGCTGCTGGACAAGGTCTCCTCCAAGTACGCACTGGTGATCTTCGCGGCCAAGCGCGCTCGTCAGATCAACAGTTATTACCAGCAGCACGACGAGGGCGTCTTCGAGTTCGTCGGCCCGCTGGTGACTCCGGAGCCCGGCGAGAAGCCGCTGTCCATCGCCTTGCGCGAAATCGACGCCGGTCTGCTCGACCATGTGGAAGGCGCATAG
- the carA gene encoding glutamine-hydrolyzing carbamoyl-phosphate synthase small subunit — protein sequence MQNNTDISVKGDALTSSTHNRIPAVLVLADGRTFRGYSFGTAGKTLGEAVFTTAMTGYQETLTDPSYRRQIVVATAPQIGNTGWNDEDNESRDGRIWAAGLVIRDLAHRVSNWRAQRTLPEEMEKQGLVGIRGVDTRALVRHLRDNGAQAAGIFTGEDAARPVDELVAEVKAQPSMAGADLTSEVSTNEVYEVPAEGEQKYTVVAYDLGIKSATPGQFAARGIRTVVVPASTPFEELAQYNPDGVFLSNGPGDPAAADDMVATTRRIIEADLPLFGICFGNQILGRAFGLGTYKLKFGHRGINVPVKNVITGKIDITSQNHGFSLEAPAGETFDTDFGPARVTHVCLNDQTVEGVALVNGRAFSVQYHPESAAGPRDANPLFDQFIALMDENSTAAAGVEN from the coding sequence ATGCAGAACAACACCGACATCTCCGTGAAAGGTGACGCCTTGACGTCCTCCACCCACAACCGAATCCCGGCAGTGCTCGTGCTCGCCGACGGCCGCACCTTCCGCGGCTACAGCTTCGGCACAGCCGGCAAGACCCTCGGCGAGGCCGTGTTCACCACCGCCATGACCGGCTACCAGGAGACCCTCACCGATCCCTCCTACCGCCGCCAGATCGTCGTGGCCACCGCCCCGCAGATCGGCAACACCGGCTGGAACGATGAGGACAACGAGTCCCGCGACGGCCGCATCTGGGCCGCCGGCCTGGTCATCCGGGACCTGGCGCACCGTGTCTCCAACTGGCGCGCCCAGCGCACCCTCCCGGAGGAGATGGAGAAGCAGGGCCTGGTGGGCATCCGGGGCGTCGATACGCGCGCACTGGTCCGCCACCTGCGCGACAACGGCGCCCAGGCCGCCGGCATCTTCACCGGCGAGGACGCCGCACGTCCGGTCGACGAGCTGGTCGCCGAGGTCAAGGCCCAGCCGTCGATGGCTGGCGCGGACCTCACCTCTGAGGTGAGCACCAACGAGGTCTACGAGGTCCCGGCCGAGGGTGAGCAGAAGTACACCGTCGTCGCCTATGACCTGGGCATCAAGTCCGCCACCCCGGGCCAGTTCGCCGCCCGTGGCATCCGCACCGTCGTGGTCCCTGCCTCCACCCCCTTCGAGGAGCTGGCCCAGTACAACCCGGACGGCGTCTTCCTCTCCAACGGTCCCGGTGACCCGGCCGCCGCGGACGACATGGTCGCCACCACCCGCAGGATCATCGAGGCGGACCTGCCGCTGTTCGGCATCTGCTTCGGCAACCAGATCCTCGGCCGCGCCTTCGGCCTGGGCACCTACAAGCTGAAGTTCGGCCACCGCGGCATCAACGTGCCGGTGAAGAACGTCATCACCGGCAAGATCGACATCACCTCCCAGAACCACGGCTTCTCCCTCGAAGCGCCGGCGGGGGAGACCTTCGACACCGACTTCGGTCCCGCACGAGTAACCCACGTCTGCCTCAACGACCAGACCGTCGAAGGCGTCGCCCTGGTCAACGGCCGCGCCTTCTCCGTGCAGTACCACCCGGAGTCCGCCGCCGGACCGCGTGACGCGAACCCCCTGTTCGATCAGTTCATCGCTCTGATGGACGAGAACAGCACCGCCGCCGCAGGCGTCGAGAACTAA
- the gmk gene encoding guanylate kinase translates to MTGENPAGRLVVLAGPSAVGKSTVVHRLRSTVDRLYFSVSMTTRAPRPGEVDGIDYFFVTPDQFQENIDRGLMLEWADIHGGIQRSGTPAAPVREALAEGRPVLVEVDLEGARNVKSMMPEAESVFLAPPSWDVLVERLTGRGTEPEDVIARRLETAREELASSGEFDHVVVNEQVDDAVSVISGILQGRLPLTPSRSRESAGNE, encoded by the coding sequence ATGACCGGCGAGAACCCCGCGGGTCGGCTTGTGGTCCTGGCCGGCCCCTCCGCGGTGGGTAAGTCCACCGTGGTTCATCGCCTGCGCAGCACCGTCGACCGTCTGTACTTCAGCGTGTCGATGACCACCCGGGCCCCGCGGCCCGGTGAGGTTGACGGCATCGACTACTTCTTCGTCACCCCGGACCAGTTCCAGGAGAACATCGACCGCGGTCTGATGCTCGAATGGGCGGACATACACGGTGGGATCCAGCGTTCCGGAACCCCGGCCGCTCCCGTGCGGGAGGCCCTCGCAGAGGGTCGTCCGGTACTGGTCGAGGTTGACCTCGAGGGTGCCCGCAACGTCAAATCGATGATGCCTGAGGCTGAGTCCGTCTTCCTGGCCCCGCCGTCCTGGGACGTGCTCGTTGAGCGCCTCACCGGTCGCGGTACCGAGCCGGAGGACGTCATCGCCCGTCGTCTGGAGACCGCCCGCGAGGAGTTGGCCTCCAGTGGCGAGTTCGATCACGTGGTGGTCAACGAACAGGTGGATGACGCTGTTTCGGTCATTAGTGGTATCCTGCAGGGCAGACTTCCACTGACACCTTCCCGTTCGCGGGAAAGCGCAGGCAACGAATAA
- the mihF gene encoding integration host factor, actinobacterial type translates to MALPQLTDEQRKQALAKAAEARKARAELKEKLKRGDTNLKEVLEQAQTNEIIGKTKVSALLEALPKVGKVKAKEIMEQLEIAQTRRLRGLGDRQRRALLERFGFSED, encoded by the coding sequence GTGGCCCTTCCCCAGTTGACTGATGAGCAGCGCAAGCAGGCTCTCGCAAAGGCCGCTGAGGCCCGTAAGGCACGTGCAGAGCTCAAGGAGAAGCTGAAGCGGGGTGACACCAACCTCAAGGAGGTCCTGGAGCAGGCCCAGACCAACGAGATCATCGGCAAGACCAAGGTGTCCGCCCTGCTTGAGGCCCTCCCGAAGGTGGGCAAGGTGAAGGCCAAGGAGATCATGGAGCAGCTGGAGATCGCCCAGACCCGTCGCCTCCGTGGTCTCGGTGACCGCCAGCGTCGCGCCCTGCTGGAGCGCTTCGGTTTCTCCGAGGACTAG
- the pyrF gene encoding orotidine-5'-phosphate decarboxylase, giving the protein MTFGSRLLDAAAARGRLCVGIDPHPALMKSWGLSDDVDGLAEFSRRCVEAFADTVALVKPQVAFYERYGSAGFRVLEHTLVALREAGCLTVADAKRGDIGSTMAGYADAWLGEKSPLRSDAVTVSPYLGVGALAPVLELAEDTGRGVFVLAATSNPEAVVLQNHRGVDGRTIAQQVVDACARRNEAHTENGEAGNIGVVVGATLSHAPDLSQLNGPVLMPGVGAQGGSAEDVTRIAAGVERLAFPNISRAVLGQGPRIADLRAAAVAAASEFPGQEN; this is encoded by the coding sequence GTGACCTTCGGTTCCCGGCTTCTCGACGCCGCCGCCGCCCGCGGTCGCCTGTGCGTCGGGATCGACCCGCACCCCGCCCTGATGAAATCCTGGGGGCTGAGCGACGACGTCGACGGACTGGCGGAGTTCAGCCGCCGCTGTGTCGAGGCCTTCGCCGACACCGTGGCGCTGGTCAAGCCCCAGGTGGCGTTCTACGAGCGCTACGGGTCCGCAGGTTTCCGCGTGCTGGAGCACACCCTGGTCGCTCTGCGCGAGGCGGGTTGCCTCACCGTCGCGGACGCGAAGCGGGGTGACATCGGCTCCACCATGGCCGGCTACGCCGACGCCTGGCTGGGGGAGAAGTCGCCGCTGCGCAGCGACGCCGTCACCGTCTCCCCCTATCTGGGAGTCGGGGCGCTCGCCCCGGTCCTCGAGCTGGCGGAGGACACCGGGCGAGGAGTCTTCGTGCTGGCGGCCACCTCCAACCCCGAGGCGGTCGTGCTGCAGAACCACCGGGGCGTCGACGGACGCACGATCGCCCAGCAGGTGGTGGACGCGTGCGCCCGCCGCAACGAGGCCCACACCGAAAACGGGGAGGCCGGCAACATCGGCGTCGTCGTCGGCGCCACGTTGTCGCATGCGCCGGACTTGTCGCAGCTCAACGGCCCGGTGCTCATGCCGGGAGTCGGTGCACAGGGTGGCTCTGCGGAGGATGTCACGCGGATCGCCGCAGGTGTGGAGCGCCTGGCGTTCCCGAATATTTCCCGCGCCGTGCTCGGTCAGGGTCCGCGAATTGCGGACCTTCGGGCGGCGGCTGTAGCGGCTGCCAGTGAATTCCCAGGTCAAGAGAATTGA
- a CDS encoding dihydroorotase, translating into MTVTDYPATGPLAPAERGTLKLVDVRVYGEGDPVTVLIEDGVIVDLDADRDVETDRTVDAQGNVLLPGLVDVHVHLREPGREDTETIITGSRAAAKGGFTAVFTMANTSPVMDQPVIAESVWLKGQHATICDVHPVGSITKGLEGRELTEFGMMAASQAKVRMFSDDGKCVADPQLMRRALEYAKGQGVLLAQHAEEPRLTEGAVAHEGETAARLGLRGWPRVAEESIVARDALLARDYGNRIHICHASTTGTVELLKWAKSQDIPMSAEVTPHHLLLTDEKLNTYDGNFRVNPPLREEHDTLALREALLDGVIDCVATDHAPHGSEDKCVEFEHAKPGMLGLETSLAVIAELFVATGRADWRWVARVMSERPAEIVRLPGHGRPIAVGEPANLTVVDPGSTWTARGADMASKTENTPYEGMEFSARVTTTVLRGRLTCVDGVPAEPRGTSH; encoded by the coding sequence ATGACCGTGACCGACTACCCCGCCACGGGCCCGCTGGCGCCTGCCGAGCGGGGCACCCTCAAGCTTGTCGACGTCCGCGTCTACGGCGAGGGTGATCCCGTCACCGTCCTCATCGAGGACGGGGTGATCGTCGACCTCGACGCCGACCGGGACGTCGAGACCGACCGCACCGTCGACGCTCAGGGCAACGTCCTGCTGCCGGGTCTGGTGGACGTCCACGTCCACCTGCGGGAGCCTGGCCGCGAGGACACCGAGACCATCATCACCGGTTCCCGGGCCGCCGCGAAGGGCGGTTTCACCGCCGTGTTCACGATGGCGAACACGAGCCCGGTGATGGACCAGCCGGTCATCGCCGAGTCCGTGTGGCTCAAGGGCCAGCACGCCACCATCTGCGACGTCCACCCGGTCGGTTCCATCACCAAGGGGCTGGAGGGCAGGGAACTCACCGAGTTCGGCATGATGGCGGCCTCACAGGCGAAGGTGCGGATGTTCTCCGACGACGGCAAGTGCGTCGCCGATCCGCAGCTCATGCGCCGCGCCCTCGAGTACGCCAAGGGCCAGGGCGTCCTGCTGGCGCAGCACGCCGAGGAGCCCCGTCTCACCGAGGGCGCCGTCGCCCACGAGGGCGAGACCGCCGCGAGGCTGGGTCTGCGTGGTTGGCCGCGCGTGGCCGAGGAGTCCATCGTCGCCCGCGACGCCCTGCTGGCCCGTGACTACGGCAACCGCATCCACATCTGCCACGCCTCCACCACCGGCACGGTGGAGCTGCTCAAGTGGGCGAAGTCCCAGGACATCCCGATGTCCGCCGAGGTGACCCCGCACCACCTGCTGCTCACCGACGAGAAGCTGAACACCTACGACGGCAACTTCCGCGTCAACCCGCCGCTGCGTGAGGAGCACGACACCCTCGCCCTGCGCGAGGCGCTGCTCGACGGCGTCATCGACTGCGTCGCCACGGACCATGCCCCGCACGGCTCCGAGGACAAGTGCGTGGAGTTCGAGCACGCCAAGCCGGGCATGCTCGGCCTGGAGACCTCCCTGGCGGTGATCGCCGAACTCTTCGTCGCCACCGGCCGGGCCGACTGGCGCTGGGTGGCCAGGGTCATGAGCGAGCGGCCCGCCGAGATTGTGCGGCTGCCCGGCCACGGGCGTCCCATCGCGGTCGGTGAGCCGGCCAACCTCACGGTCGTCGACCCGGGGTCCACCTGGACCGCCCGCGGTGCGGACATGGCCTCCAAGACGGAGAACACCCCGTATGAGGGGATGGAGTTCTCCGCCAGGGTGACCACCACCGTCCTCCGTGGCCGCCTGACCTGCGTGGATGGCGTCCCGGCCGAACCGCGCGGCACCTCCCACTGA